Part of the Pseudanabaena sp. FACHB-2040 genome is shown below.
CAGCAAAAATCAGCTACGCGGCCAAAGGCCGGGGATCTTGGAAGTATCAGGCGCTGCGCGTAGAAGAAGGTTGCGATCGCAATGACACCAAAATTCCCTACTCCCCTGATTTCCTCAGCAGCCACTGGAAGCTGTTTCACGATGCGCTGAAGGCTCATCACTTCTTTATCATCCACGAGCTTCTGCCTCAGTACGGTATTTGCGTAGCGTAGGTTTCGCACACACAGATTTGCGGGTGCGATCGCATCTTCAAAAACCTTACTTGGTGTCAGCAACACTGTTCCTACTGAGTGATGGAACGTTTTGATTGGATGATTCATAGGGAGGGCGATACATCCCTGTCATGGAATAGGTGTCAGTAATTTTGATCGAGCAATATTCCTGAAAGCCGTGACGTTTGTAGAAGGAAAGATTGCGGGAGTTAGAAGAGACTAGGTAGCACGGAAGCTGATGTTGGTCTGCATAATCAAGAGCAGGCTGGATTAAACTATGCCCTAAACCCTGTCCCCGCGCCGAGGATTTCAGCCCCAGAAAAAACACCTCACATCGACTTTGCTGCGGTTCGTGTTTGCCAACTTGCTCAATCAGATATTGCCAAAATTGAGCCATTTCTTCTCCAACTCGCTCTGCAATGATTTGAGCAATCTCCTTCAGCATCTGTTCAAACGTCTCATCAAAAATATCCACGTCCGCTGGATACCATAGGCAAGCGCCTTGCAGATTGGGTGCTAAAGCAATTCTGCCGCGTTTTCTAGCATCTGCTACAAATGGTTCAAAAAACGCTTGTATGCTGGATAAGCGACCACTGCTTTGATTAAAGACCATCTCAAAGCTTGGATCATCGGCAAAGGATTCTGCCAACACCTGAGCAAGCGTACTGATCGAAGAAGTAGAGACTTCTAGCATCGATGGATTCCTCACAGGCTGGGTGAAATTTAACGAAGGTTATAGGTCACGATCCTCATGATGCTAGTTGGGCAGTAATTCGAGACTGCGCCATAAATACCAGGTG
Proteins encoded:
- a CDS encoding GNAT family N-acetyltransferase, with the protein product MLEVSTSSISTLAQVLAESFADDPSFEMVFNQSSGRLSSIQAFFEPFVADARKRGRIALAPNLQGACLWYPADVDIFDETFEQMLKEIAQIIAERVGEEMAQFWQYLIEQVGKHEPQQSRCEVFFLGLKSSARGQGLGHSLIQPALDYADQHQLPCYLVSSNSRNLSFYKRHGFQEYCSIKITDTYSMTGMYRPPYESSNQNVPSLSRNSVADTK